CCTCGGCTTCGACGACCTGCGCCCGCTCAGCTTTCAGCTCAAGAGCCATCTTCCCCTCTACGCCGACCAGGAAACCACCGATACCATCCGCCGCGTCTTCGACTACACCTTCCGGACACAGGATCGCTACTCTACCGCGGCTCGCGTCGATCTCCATCCGCTCGACGAGACCACCCCGGGCGCAGGCATCGATCTCTTCGGTGCCTGCTTCCAGCGCATTCCGGTCACCCACGGACGCCAGACCATCACCGGCTTCCGTTTCGGCTCCGCCGCCTATCTCACCGACATGAGCGATATCCCGCCCGAAAGCATTCCCCTGCTTCAGAACCTGGACATTCTCATCCTCGATGCTCTGCGGCGCCAGCCCCACCCCAGCCACTCCCACCTCGAGCGCTCACTCGCCTACGTCGAAAAGCTCAACCCCAAACGCGCTTACTTCACCCACATCAGCCACGACCTCGACCACGAGGCCACTGAGGCTGAACTGCCACCCAACGTTCGTCTCGCCTACGACGGCCTTCAACTCACCTTTGACATCGCTTGAACATGAACGTCTACCGCTCCCTCTCCGATCTCCCCGCCGGCTTCGGCCCCACCGTCGCCACCATTGGCAACTTCGACGGTGTTCACCTCGGCCATCGCTGGGTACTCGGTGAAGTCATCCATCGCGCACACGCCCTCAATGCCCGCTCGCTCGCCATCACCTTCGACCCACATCCCGCGCGCGTCCTTCGCCCACAGACACCTCTTCCGCTCATTACGCCTCTCGCCCAAAAGCTCACCCTGCTCGAAGCTACCGGCGTCGATGCCACGCTCGTGCTCCCCTTCACTGCCGAGTTGTCGCAAATGACCGCGCGCGACTTCGCCGCGCACATCCTTCACGACAAGCTGGGAATCGTTGAGCTTCACGAAGGAGAAAACTTTCGCTTCGGTCACAACGCCGAAGCCGGCGTCGATTCGCTCGAAGCACTCGGCCGCGAGCTAGGCTTCGCAGTCTCCATCTATACGCCGCGCTCGACTCACGGCCTCGCCGTCTCCTCCAGCCTCATTCGCAAACTCATCGCAGCAGGCAATGCCAGCCGCGCCCGCGCCCTCCTGGGGCGTCCCTTCGCCATTCACAGCACGCCCGCCTCAGGCCGTGGCTACGGAACCAGATACACCGTGCCCACCATCAACCTCGCACCCTATGCAGAATTGATTCCCGCCATCGGCGTCTACATCACCACGCTCACGGTCAACGGCGAAACCTTCGACGCCGTAACGAACATCGGCAATCGCCCCACCTTCGGTGCAGACTCCTTCACCATCGAATCGCACCTGCTCAACTTCCACCCCATCGACTTGCACGAAGATACCCCCCTCACCCTCACCTTCCTGCATCGTCTCCGCGACGAGACTCGCTGGCCCTCACCCGAAGCCCTGCGCGAGCAGATAGGCCGCGACGTCCGCCGCGCTCAGCGCTACTTCAGCGTGTGCCGTTTGCTGACCTCCCATAATCTCCCCAAAAACTTGTCATCCTGAGCGAAGCGCAGCGAAGTCCAATGACCTGCATTTTTGTGGATATCTGAGCCGCCGGTAAACCAGCAACCACCACCTAAGGCGTTGTTGTGGCATGCTGTGCCGCTGATGAGGAAGCCTTCGGTGCCGTAGGCTTCGGCGGCGTCTCGGGCTCATCCTCATCGTCATCTCTCGGCAACGGCTTTGGCGGTGCCTCCGTCGAAGCACCCGGCTTCGCAACCGGCACGTCCAGCTCCTTCTTCGGAGCGCCCGCCGCCGGGAACGTCTCACCCGGCTTGCCCGCAATCGCCGCGCGCATGAAGTCCATCCAGATCGGCAGCGCGGCGCGCGCACCCGTCTCCTTCTCTCCCAGCGACTCGCGGTCGTCATACCCGACCCACGTCCCGCACGTCACCGAGGGCGAAAAGCCAATGAACCACGCATCCGTATAGTCGTTCGTCGTGCCCGTCTTGCCGCCCAGCGGATGCTTCAGCTCCGACGCTCTCGCCGCAGTGCCCATCCGCACCACGGCCTGCAGCAGTTCCATCATCGTCCGCGCCGTATCCACCGAGATCACCTCGCGCACATCGGGCGGGGACTCATCGAGCGGCAGCCCATCCGCCTGCGTCACCTTGCGGATGTAGTGCGGCTCAATGCGAATCCCATCGTTTGGAAACACGCTGTACGCACCTACCTGTTCGTAGAGCGTTATGTCGGC
The genomic region above belongs to Acidobacteriota bacterium and contains:
- a CDS encoding MBL fold metallo-hydrolase — translated: MEATLTFLGTGTSMGVPTLGCDCAVCASAVSAKGDPRNRRTRPSLRLAYNRHIVIVDTGPDFHAQAIREDIRHVDAILYTHGHADHILGFDDLRPLSFQLKSHLPLYADQETTDTIRRVFDYTFRTQDRYSTAARVDLHPLDETTPGAGIDLFGACFQRIPVTHGRQTITGFRFGSAAYLTDMSDIPPESIPLLQNLDILILDALRRQPHPSHSHLERSLAYVEKLNPKRAYFTHISHDLDHEATEAELPPNVRLAYDGLQLTFDIA
- the ribF gene encoding riboflavin biosynthesis protein RibF, producing MNVYRSLSDLPAGFGPTVATIGNFDGVHLGHRWVLGEVIHRAHALNARSLAITFDPHPARVLRPQTPLPLITPLAQKLTLLEATGVDATLVLPFTAELSQMTARDFAAHILHDKLGIVELHEGENFRFGHNAEAGVDSLEALGRELGFAVSIYTPRSTHGLAVSSSLIRKLIAAGNASRARALLGRPFAIHSTPASGRGYGTRYTVPTINLAPYAELIPAIGVYITTLTVNGETFDAVTNIGNRPTFGADSFTIESHLLNFHPIDLHEDTPLTLTFLHRLRDETRWPSPEALREQIGRDVRRAQRYFSVCRLLTSHNLPKNLSS